The proteins below come from a single Limosilactobacillus reuteri genomic window:
- a CDS encoding response regulator, translated as MYRVLVADNYPIIRMAVKNLVEQLDNFKVIAEETTGIDASLRVEQGDIDIIIMDLAIPPGENGLITIKRIHEHFPNTKIIIFSSRNEPQYINQAIYNGANSYIFKSSSPKELVHALRHAINGEKYLDNNIMVTKKDLLVIKGGSPHFDLGNYVALSKREQEILPLIVLGYTNKEIATKMFISPKTVEAHKTKIMQKLNLASHAELLHYAVKHQLVDL; from the coding sequence ATGTATAGAGTACTTGTGGCGGATAATTATCCCATCATTCGAATGGCAGTTAAAAATCTGGTTGAACAACTAGATAATTTTAAAGTAATTGCTGAAGAAACAACCGGAATAGATGCCTCATTACGGGTTGAACAAGGTGACATTGATATCATTATTATGGATTTAGCGATACCACCTGGTGAAAATGGTCTGATCACAATCAAAAGAATTCATGAACATTTCCCTAACACCAAAATTATTATTTTTTCTTCTCGTAATGAACCTCAATACATCAATCAGGCAATTTATAATGGCGCAAATAGCTATATCTTTAAAAGCTCCTCTCCAAAAGAACTAGTTCATGCCCTAAGACACGCTATTAATGGTGAAAAATACTTAGACAATAATATTATGGTAACGAAGAAAGATTTATTAGTTATCAAAGGCGGTTCTCCGCACTTCGATTTAGGAAATTACGTTGCTCTTTCGAAACGTGAGCAAGAAATCTTACCGTTAATCGTTCTCGGATATACTAATAAAGAAATTGCTACTAAGATGTTTATATCCCCTAAAACTGTTGAAGCCCATAAGACAAAGATTATGCAAAAATTAAACCTTGCTTCACACGCAGAACTTCTCCACTATGCAGTTAAACATCAATTAGTAGACCTATAG
- a CDS encoding helix-turn-helix domain-containing protein, producing the protein MDIKRFVYQRKRLGYSQVALSKGICTQSTLSKFESNGQVPSLTILAQLCERLGLTIDDLSKDNTSSIRYIRSLLDQIELALMIEHFPQAVSNLKKIRLEDLKSPQDRMQYYYLKGMIYTLTNNNASTSLFNFTKILDELDEQHRTIFSPLAYLGSGILYARQNSMEHADFFFSKVIAFLRSKADEDLAGVDRNYYLRIVTMMYYAAEYHSLNKRLEVSNQVLEATTKICASNHVTYFLPRIKLLEANNTIELGENSKKIRQLLTEAEVFARFNKNNVVEVQVAALLNNFDKTISNK; encoded by the coding sequence ATGGATATTAAACGCTTTGTTTATCAACGAAAAAGACTCGGCTACTCACAAGTTGCCTTAAGCAAGGGGATTTGTACCCAGTCGACCTTAAGCAAGTTTGAAAGCAATGGTCAAGTACCATCACTCACGATTTTGGCGCAGCTTTGTGAGCGGCTAGGATTAACGATTGATGATTTAAGTAAGGACAATACGTCTTCAATTCGTTATATCCGGAGTCTGCTAGACCAAATTGAATTAGCTTTAATGATTGAACACTTTCCACAGGCAGTTAGTAACCTTAAGAAGATTCGGCTTGAAGATTTAAAATCGCCACAAGACCGGATGCAATATTATTATTTAAAAGGGATGATTTACACTTTAACTAATAATAACGCGTCGACAAGTCTTTTTAACTTTACTAAGATTTTAGATGAACTGGATGAGCAACATCGGACGATCTTTTCACCATTAGCATATTTAGGATCAGGGATCTTATATGCACGACAAAATTCAATGGAACATGCTGATTTCTTTTTCTCAAAGGTTATTGCATTCTTAAGATCAAAGGCTGATGAAGACTTAGCGGGTGTTGATCGGAACTATTATCTACGGATTGTAACGATGATGTACTACGCTGCCGAGTATCATTCATTAAACAAGCGGTTGGAAGTTAGTAACCAAGTGTTGGAGGCTACGACAAAGATCTGTGCTAGCAACCACGTTACTTATTTCTTACCACGAATCAAATTACTAGAAGCAAATAATACAATTGAGTTAGGAGAAAACTCGAAAAAAATACGTCAACTTTTAACTGAAGCAGAAGTATTTGCGCGGTTCAATAAAAATAATGTTGTTGAAGTTCAAGTAGCTGCTCTGTTAAATAACTTTGATAAGACAATTAGTAATAAATGA
- a CDS encoding SPFH domain-containing protein — protein MKEKAAFHVNGYLGLLGAIIIGLISLWLMFVGFTRNFPVVLTIGIILFLIVILFSTSLTIIQPNEAKVLTFFGNYIGTIRDAGLFMTVPFTNKETVSLRVCNFNSQILKVNDSKGNPVEIAAVIVYKVVDTAKALFSVDDYEQFVQIQSESAVRHVASEYPYDSFEDQDAITLRGNPTEVSERLTAELQERLNVAGVKIIETRLTHLAYATEIASAMLQKQQSSAILSARKIIVEGAVSITEEAIERLSKEANLDLTDEQRLQIINNIMVAIISERGTQPVINTGTQG, from the coding sequence ATGAAAGAAAAAGCAGCCTTTCACGTTAATGGCTACCTCGGGTTACTCGGGGCGATTATTATCGGTTTAATTAGTTTGTGGCTGATGTTTGTTGGCTTTACGCGTAATTTTCCGGTAGTCCTGACAATTGGAATTATTTTATTCTTGATTGTGATTCTTTTTAGTACATCATTGACAATTATTCAGCCAAATGAAGCCAAAGTTTTAACTTTTTTTGGTAATTATATTGGGACTATTCGTGATGCGGGCTTATTTATGACGGTACCATTTACAAATAAGGAGACTGTTTCTCTTCGTGTCTGCAATTTTAATAGTCAAATTTTAAAGGTCAATGATTCGAAAGGTAATCCAGTCGAAATTGCGGCCGTTATTGTCTACAAAGTTGTCGATACCGCAAAAGCACTCTTTTCGGTTGATGATTATGAGCAATTTGTTCAAATTCAAAGTGAGTCTGCGGTTCGTCATGTTGCTAGTGAATATCCCTATGATAGTTTTGAAGATCAAGATGCAATTACCCTTCGCGGGAATCCCACCGAAGTATCAGAGCGTTTAACTGCTGAACTGCAAGAACGGTTAAATGTCGCGGGGGTCAAAATTATTGAAACACGGTTAACGCACTTAGCCTACGCAACTGAAATAGCGAGCGCCATGCTGCAAAAACAACAGTCATCAGCAATCCTATCAGCGCGCAAGATAATCGTTGAGGGGGCTGTTTCAATTACTGAAGAAGCGATTGAACGCCTAAGCAAGGAAGCCAACCTTGATTTAACAGATGAGCAACGTTTGCAAATTATCAATAATATCATGGTAGCAATTATTAGTGAACGGGGAACGCAACCAGTAATAAATACAGGGACACAAGGATAA
- a CDS encoding RsmB/NOP family class I SAM-dependent RNA methyltransferase, with product MQLPNEFVTKYKKLMGAEADEFLSALAQSSYSGFRENPLKNGQPVATIEKATGKVPYVPTGYYGQVNGKSLDHVTGWVYSQEPSAMFVGEVVNPQAGERVLDLCAAPGGKTTHLIAKMNNQGLLVANEIFPKRAKILAENLERWGAKNAVVTSESPADLEKQFPQYFDRILVDAPCSGEGMFRKEPAGIEYWSPEYPAECANRQQKILASAMKMLKPGGTLVYSTCTFAPEEDEQTISWLLGDYPDLKLVPIEKAVGMDDGRPEWADGNEELKKTVRLFPHHLKGEGHFIAKLVNGKPESTNEKRKKKNKRKKQSIVKPDKEQVKLFNQFATSVFPDYQPHQLILFGDQLYDLPLEEDKIEGLNVLRPGLHLGTFKKNRFEPALAWALASLPQEAKRVIDLNREQWHQYVHGDVINIDADLPNGWYLLVCDKHTAGFGKLVGKTIKNFYPKGLRF from the coding sequence GTGCAATTACCAAATGAATTTGTCACGAAATACAAAAAACTAATGGGAGCAGAGGCCGATGAGTTTTTATCGGCACTTGCTCAGTCAAGTTATAGTGGTTTTCGCGAGAATCCATTAAAGAACGGACAGCCGGTTGCAACAATTGAAAAAGCCACGGGAAAAGTACCGTATGTGCCGACAGGATATTATGGTCAAGTGAATGGAAAATCATTAGACCATGTTACTGGATGGGTATATAGTCAAGAGCCGTCAGCAATGTTTGTAGGAGAAGTGGTTAATCCACAAGCTGGAGAACGAGTGCTAGACTTGTGTGCAGCTCCGGGAGGTAAAACAACACACCTCATCGCTAAAATGAACAACCAGGGACTATTAGTTGCTAATGAAATTTTCCCTAAACGGGCGAAAATTTTGGCTGAAAACCTGGAACGATGGGGAGCAAAAAATGCAGTTGTTACTAGTGAGAGTCCCGCAGATTTAGAAAAACAATTTCCTCAATATTTTGACCGGATTCTTGTTGACGCGCCTTGTTCGGGAGAAGGAATGTTTAGAAAAGAGCCTGCCGGAATTGAATATTGGTCACCAGAATACCCTGCTGAGTGTGCTAACCGTCAGCAGAAGATCCTAGCATCCGCAATGAAAATGCTAAAGCCAGGAGGAACATTAGTCTATTCGACCTGTACTTTTGCACCAGAAGAGGATGAACAAACTATTTCATGGTTGCTTGGTGATTATCCGGATTTAAAACTCGTCCCGATTGAAAAGGCAGTGGGGATGGATGATGGTCGTCCAGAATGGGCTGATGGCAATGAAGAGTTGAAAAAGACAGTCCGATTATTCCCGCACCATCTCAAGGGGGAAGGACATTTCATTGCTAAGTTAGTAAATGGTAAGCCAGAGTCAACTAATGAAAAGCGCAAAAAGAAGAATAAGCGGAAAAAGCAATCGATTGTTAAACCGGACAAAGAACAGGTCAAACTCTTTAACCAGTTTGCTACAAGCGTTTTTCCAGACTATCAACCACACCAATTGATTTTATTTGGTGACCAGCTCTATGATTTGCCATTAGAAGAGGACAAAATCGAGGGACTAAATGTACTTCGGCCTGGACTTCACCTCGGTACTTTTAAGAAAAATCGATTTGAACCAGCGTTGGCATGGGCCCTTGCTAGCTTACCACAGGAGGCAAAACGGGTCATTGACCTAAACAGAGAACAGTGGCACCAATATGTCCATGGGGATGTAATCAATATTGATGCTGACCTTCCGAATGGTTGGTATTTACTAGTATGCGACAAACATACCGCTGGTTTTGGAAAGTTGGTCGGTAAAACAATCAAAAACTTTTATCCCAAGGGGTTACGTTTTTAA
- the sufU gene encoding Fe-S cluster assembly sulfur transfer protein SufU — translation MGLSKLSGLYREVILDHADHPHNKGELATTTNAMTLHNPTCGDTINLQVEVEDNKIKNIAYTGEGCTISQASASMMTDAVKGKTTEEALAMAKTFSDMAIGKEHSEADLDQLGDARILTSIMEFPARIKCATLSWWALQRALLKDSEEEENNE, via the coding sequence TTGGGACTATCTAAGTTAAGTGGTTTATACCGTGAAGTGATTCTCGATCATGCCGATCATCCACATAATAAGGGAGAATTAGCAACTACTACGAATGCAATGACCCTTCATAATCCGACTTGTGGAGATACGATTAATCTTCAGGTTGAAGTAGAAGATAACAAGATCAAAAATATTGCCTATACTGGTGAGGGCTGTACTATTAGTCAAGCATCAGCAAGCATGATGACCGATGCTGTTAAAGGAAAAACAACTGAAGAAGCCCTTGCGATGGCAAAGACTTTTTCTGATATGGCAATTGGCAAAGAACATTCAGAAGCTGACTTGGATCAACTAGGGGATGCCCGGATTCTTACTAGTATTATGGAATTTCCAGCCCGAATAAAGTGTGCCACGCTCTCATGGTGGGCATTACAACGAGCACTGTTGAAGGATAGCGAGGAGGAAGAAAATAATGAGTAA
- the sufD gene encoding Fe-S cluster assembly protein SufD, whose protein sequence is MTELNSAKEQIIAASKANNEPQQLIDRRLSARELMEKLRLPRMQRFDFRTWPLIAERPLKWIESDADLVEKSVTDDEVIKVTQFGQTLLHVNLPQKLQDQGVILTDIFTAAREYPELFNKYFMTAINPEENLLTAYHLAYLNAGLFLYIPKNVEIEKPIEAEIIQDSTQDEPLISHILVIADRGSRIKFIQHLTTVGDHENAANMMIELMAQENSEIDFSSLDEFGPHTHTYFKRRADIGKDAHVEWAVGLMNDGATVGDMDSELLGDGGYANSKMIAVTTRDQEVGVNNRVTNHGKHTTGLINQRGVILEKSELIFNGIGQIIHGAHGAKADQQNRVLIMSDQARGDANPILLIDENDVEAGHAASVGPVDQQQMYYLMSRGIPRAQAERMVIRGFLGAVLSAIPAADVRNKLITILERKLADGQQYE, encoded by the coding sequence ATGACAGAATTAAACTCAGCAAAAGAACAAATAATTGCTGCTAGTAAAGCAAATAATGAACCTCAGCAATTGATTGATCGCCGGCTTAGTGCTCGGGAGTTAATGGAAAAGCTTCGTTTGCCACGGATGCAACGGTTCGATTTTCGAACTTGGCCCCTTATTGCGGAGCGGCCATTGAAATGGATTGAATCAGACGCCGACTTAGTTGAAAAATCAGTCACCGATGATGAAGTAATTAAGGTAACTCAGTTTGGGCAAACTTTGCTCCACGTTAACTTGCCACAAAAACTTCAAGATCAGGGGGTTATTCTCACAGATATCTTTACTGCTGCGCGCGAATATCCTGAACTTTTCAATAAGTACTTCATGACCGCTATTAACCCCGAAGAAAACCTATTAACTGCTTATCATCTTGCCTACCTTAATGCCGGTTTATTCCTCTATATTCCAAAAAACGTTGAAATTGAAAAGCCAATTGAGGCTGAGATTATTCAGGACAGTACTCAAGATGAGCCTCTAATTTCGCATATTCTAGTAATTGCCGATCGTGGCAGCCGCATTAAGTTTATCCAACACCTTACAACTGTTGGTGATCATGAAAATGCCGCTAATATGATGATTGAATTAATGGCGCAGGAAAATAGTGAGATTGATTTTTCTTCCTTAGATGAATTTGGTCCCCATACTCATACTTACTTTAAGCGGCGTGCCGATATTGGCAAGGATGCGCACGTTGAATGGGCAGTCGGCTTGATGAACGATGGTGCCACAGTTGGTGATATGGATTCCGAATTGCTAGGTGATGGGGGTTATGCTAACTCAAAGATGATTGCCGTAACTACTCGTGACCAAGAAGTTGGCGTCAACAACCGCGTTACTAATCACGGCAAGCATACTACCGGATTGATAAACCAGCGAGGTGTTATTCTTGAAAAGTCTGAATTGATTTTTAATGGAATTGGGCAAATTATTCATGGTGCTCATGGTGCAAAGGCTGATCAACAAAACCGGGTATTGATTATGTCCGATCAAGCACGAGGAGATGCTAACCCAATTCTGTTAATTGACGAAAATGATGTTGAGGCAGGACATGCGGCTAGTGTTGGCCCAGTTGATCAACAACAAATGTATTACTTAATGAGTCGGGGAATTCCGCGCGCACAAGCAGAACGAATGGTTATTCGAGGATTCCTAGGAGCAGTCTTGAGTGCAATCCCAGCAGCGGATGTACGAAATAAGTTAATTACGATTCTTGAAAGGAAGCTCGCCGATGGACAGCAATACGAATGA
- a CDS encoding metal-sulfur cluster assembly factor has product MADEKDTPFSPIENKVMDALEEVIDPELGIDLVNLGLIYDVKVDDNGECTVTMTLTTMGCPLGDILNRDITKAVTSVEGVTKCNINLVWEPVWDLSRMSRFAKIALGIHG; this is encoded by the coding sequence ATGGCTGACGAAAAAGATACTCCCTTTTCCCCAATTGAAAATAAAGTGATGGATGCGTTGGAAGAAGTTATTGACCCAGAATTGGGAATTGACCTCGTTAACCTTGGCCTTATTTATGATGTTAAAGTTGATGATAATGGTGAATGTACGGTTACAATGACTTTAACGACAATGGGCTGTCCATTAGGCGACATCTTAAATCGCGACATTACCAAGGCGGTTACTTCTGTTGAAGGTGTAACTAAATGTAATATTAACCTTGTGTGGGAACCCGTCTGGGATTTGTCAAGAATGAGTAGGTTTGCTAAAATTGCATTAGGAATTCACGGTTAG
- a CDS encoding cytochrome b5 domain-containing protein, whose amino-acid sequence MAEKTFTTTELAEFDGRNGHPAYVAVKGVVYDVSNVPQWKDGKHHGNLAGRDLTSVMPRSIHLESVLEGIPVVGKLVD is encoded by the coding sequence ATGGCAGAAAAAACATTTACAACAACCGAACTCGCTGAGTTCGATGGTCGAAATGGACATCCTGCATACGTTGCCGTTAAAGGCGTTGTTTACGATGTCTCTAACGTTCCGCAATGGAAGGATGGTAAACACCATGGAAACCTTGCTGGTCGTGATTTAACTTCAGTAATGCCTCGTTCTATCCATCTGGAATCAGTCCTTGAAGGTATCCCTGTTGTTGGCAAACTAGTTGACTAG
- the sufC gene encoding Fe-S cluster assembly ATPase SufC: protein MATLEIKDLHVSVKDEESKEEKEILKGVNLKMKTGEIHAIMGPNGTGKSTLSQTIMGHPNYHVTKGDILLDGESIVDMPVDERARKGLFLAMQYPAEIQGVTNAEFLRAAINARRPEDDQISVMDFIKKLDKNLELLDMSQSMTERYLNEGFSGGEKKRNEILQLLMIEPSFAILDEIDSGLDIDALKVVSKGVNSMRGDNFGSLIITHYQRLLNYIVPDTVHVMMGGRIVKTGGPDLAKKLEDEGYAGLRDELGLDIKLVDDED from the coding sequence ATGGCAACACTAGAAATAAAGGATCTTCACGTTTCAGTTAAAGATGAAGAAAGCAAAGAAGAAAAGGAGATCCTTAAAGGGGTTAACCTTAAGATGAAGACTGGAGAAATCCATGCAATTATGGGACCAAATGGAACTGGTAAGTCTACTCTTTCTCAAACCATCATGGGTCATCCTAACTATCATGTTACAAAAGGCGATATCCTTCTTGATGGGGAGAGTATTGTTGATATGCCGGTCGATGAACGAGCACGAAAAGGTCTCTTTCTTGCAATGCAATATCCCGCTGAAATTCAAGGGGTTACTAATGCTGAATTTCTTCGGGCTGCGATCAATGCTCGTCGTCCTGAAGATGATCAAATTTCGGTAATGGACTTCATTAAGAAACTCGATAAGAACTTGGAATTGCTTGATATGAGTCAATCCATGACTGAACGTTATCTTAATGAGGGATTCTCTGGTGGTGAAAAGAAGCGGAATGAGATTTTGCAGCTTTTAATGATTGAACCTAGTTTTGCGATTCTTGATGAGATTGACTCTGGACTTGATATTGATGCCCTTAAGGTGGTTTCAAAGGGTGTTAATTCAATGCGGGGCGACAACTTTGGTTCATTAATTATTACCCACTATCAACGTCTTTTGAACTACATCGTTCCTGATACAGTTCACGTAATGATGGGTGGCCGAATTGTTAAAACTGGTGGCCCTGATCTTGCCAAGAAACTTGAAGATGAAGGTTACGCTGGCTTACGTGACGAATTAGGTCTTGATATCAAACTTGTAGATGATGAAGACTAG
- a CDS encoding Cof-type HAD-IIB family hydrolase produces the protein MDQHLIALDLDGTTLNNQSKLTNETIITLRALARDGHIVSIITGRPYRIAKHIYDEIGIKTPMVNFNGALTHIPHEHWDKEYDVELTRELALDLLAHRKELGIKTITVENKHHVWANQASNDLPEFLPNKLRDDQILTATNLTGNPIAMTIQYEPEHQEEIIKAVNEKYGDFVEPRVWGGPYNILELIHRGTHKESGMFYIAKQYQINRQNIIAFGDEHNDLEMLDAAGRGVAMHNAISELKSIANDVTPIDNEHNGLAKYLQAYFKVTI, from the coding sequence ATGGATCAACACTTGATTGCGCTTGATCTTGATGGCACAACATTAAATAATCAATCGAAATTAACAAACGAGACAATTATAACTTTACGTGCCCTTGCCCGGGATGGACATATTGTCAGCATCATCACTGGCCGTCCTTACCGAATTGCCAAACATATTTACGATGAAATTGGGATTAAAACTCCGATGGTAAACTTTAATGGGGCCCTAACGCATATACCTCATGAACACTGGGATAAAGAATATGATGTTGAATTAACACGGGAGCTAGCCCTCGATCTTCTAGCCCACCGGAAAGAACTAGGAATTAAAACAATTACCGTTGAAAATAAACATCATGTATGGGCTAATCAAGCTAGTAATGATTTACCCGAATTCTTACCGAACAAGTTGCGCGATGATCAAATCCTAACCGCGACTAACTTAACAGGCAATCCAATCGCAATGACGATCCAATATGAACCAGAACACCAAGAAGAAATCATTAAAGCAGTTAATGAAAAATACGGCGATTTTGTTGAACCACGAGTATGGGGTGGCCCTTACAACATCTTAGAACTGATCCATCGTGGCACTCATAAGGAGTCAGGAATGTTTTATATCGCTAAGCAGTACCAAATTAACCGGCAAAATATTATTGCTTTTGGTGACGAGCATAATGATTTAGAAATGCTTGATGCAGCTGGACGTGGCGTTGCAATGCATAATGCCATTTCTGAGCTTAAAAGTATTGCTAATGATGTGACCCCAATTGATAACGAGCATAACGGGCTGGCGAAATACTTGCAAGCTTATTTCAAAGTTACAATATAA
- the sufB gene encoding Fe-S cluster assembly protein SufB, protein MSNDAASIINNNDQYEYGFHDNVEPEYSTGRGLTEETVRKISAAKHEPKWMLDYRLKAYKIYKELPMPKFGPDLSELDLKNMLYYQKMTDKKFRDWDDVPEDLKRTFDRLGVPEAERKYLAGSSAQYESEVVYHNMKNEFEKLGIIFTDTDTALKEYPELFKKWFGKLVQPTDNKFAALNAAVWSGGSFIYVPKGVKTKTPIQSYFRLNAENSGQFERTLIIVDEGASVDYVEGCTAPNYSSDSLHAAVVEVNVCKDAYCRYTTIQNWSDNVYSLETKRAAAAENATMEWVDGNLGSKVTMKYPSVYLNGEGARGTMLSIAVASNGIHQDSGARMIHNAKNTSSSIVSKSIAKTGGSTDYRGTVRFGKHSDGSKAHVECDTIIMDDQSSSDTIPYNEIDNAHVAMEHEAKVSKISEEQLYYLMSRGISEAKATEMIIMGFVEPFTKQLPMEYAVELNRLISFEMEGSIG, encoded by the coding sequence ATGAGTAATGATGCAGCTAGCATTATAAATAATAATGACCAGTACGAATACGGCTTTCACGATAACGTTGAGCCGGAATACTCAACTGGGAGAGGATTAACAGAAGAAACTGTCCGCAAAATTTCAGCTGCTAAGCATGAACCTAAATGGATGCTAGATTACCGGCTTAAAGCCTACAAGATTTATAAAGAATTACCGATGCCAAAATTTGGGCCAGATTTATCAGAATTAGACCTGAAGAACATGCTTTACTACCAAAAGATGACGGATAAAAAGTTTCGCGACTGGGATGATGTGCCCGAAGATTTAAAACGGACTTTTGATCGCTTAGGAGTTCCGGAAGCAGAGCGAAAATACCTTGCTGGTTCTTCAGCTCAGTATGAATCTGAAGTCGTTTATCACAACATGAAAAATGAGTTTGAAAAGCTGGGGATTATTTTTACTGATACAGATACAGCCTTAAAAGAATATCCAGAATTATTTAAGAAATGGTTTGGTAAATTAGTTCAACCAACTGATAATAAATTTGCGGCCCTAAATGCAGCAGTATGGTCGGGCGGTTCATTTATTTATGTACCAAAGGGCGTTAAGACAAAGACGCCAATTCAATCTTACTTCCGGCTTAATGCGGAAAACTCAGGACAATTTGAGCGAACCTTGATTATTGTTGATGAAGGGGCAAGTGTTGATTATGTTGAAGGATGTACTGCTCCCAATTACTCTTCTGATAGTCTCCATGCTGCCGTTGTTGAAGTTAACGTCTGCAAGGATGCTTATTGTCGTTACACAACTATTCAGAACTGGTCTGATAATGTTTATAGTCTAGAAACAAAACGGGCAGCAGCAGCAGAAAACGCAACCATGGAATGGGTCGATGGGAACCTTGGCTCAAAAGTCACGATGAAGTACCCAAGCGTCTACCTTAATGGTGAGGGGGCACGGGGAACCATGCTTTCCATCGCAGTTGCCAGCAACGGAATCCACCAAGATTCGGGAGCCCGAATGATCCACAATGCTAAAAACACATCTAGTTCAATTGTTTCGAAATCGATTGCTAAGACGGGGGGCTCAACTGATTACCGCGGAACGGTCCGCTTTGGTAAGCACTCTGATGGCTCTAAAGCCCACGTTGAATGTGATACGATCATTATGGATGACCAATCATCCTCAGATACGATCCCATATAATGAAATTGACAATGCTCATGTCGCAATGGAACATGAGGCAAAAGTATCTAAGATCTCTGAAGAACAGCTTTACTACCTTATGAGCAGGGGAATTTCAGAAGCAAAGGCAACTGAAATGATTATTATGGGCTTTGTGGAACCATTTACGAAACAATTACCGATGGAATATGCAGTTGAATTGAACCGTTTGATCAGTTTTGAGATGGAAGGTTCAATTGGTTAA
- a CDS encoding aminotransferase class V-fold PLP-dependent enzyme encodes MDSNTNDYLADFPALNQRVNDERLAYLDNAATVQRPRQVIQALINFYEQDNANVHRGVHTLAERATKDYEEARKKVQKFINASSANEIIFTKGCTDGLNLVAATYGEQNIQPGDEIVISIMEHHSNLIPWQQLAKEKGATLKYIELTPDGELDLADAKKKITDKTKIVAVAHASNVLGTVTPLKELATIAHQHGAIVVGDGAQAVPHMPVDVQDLDVDFYAFSGHKMMSPMGIGVLYGKENLLRAMSPYQYGGEMINDVHRNESTWADIPFKFEAGTQNIAGAVGLGAAIDYLNGIGMDRIVQKEQELVNYVLPKLIAIPDVEVYGPQSPAKHTGVISFNIKGLHPHDVATALDMDGVAVRAGHHCAQPLMEDLGVTATARASFYFYNTKEDADQLINAIKETKEFFNIGTI; translated from the coding sequence ATGGACAGCAATACGAATGATTATTTAGCCGACTTTCCAGCACTTAATCAGCGAGTTAATGATGAACGCTTAGCCTACCTTGATAATGCTGCGACTGTTCAGCGCCCGCGTCAGGTAATTCAGGCACTTATTAACTTTTATGAACAAGATAATGCAAATGTTCATCGAGGGGTTCATACCCTAGCAGAACGTGCAACTAAGGATTATGAAGAAGCGCGAAAAAAAGTGCAAAAGTTTATTAACGCGTCGAGTGCTAATGAGATTATCTTTACAAAGGGATGTACGGATGGGTTGAATCTCGTCGCTGCAACTTATGGCGAACAAAATATTCAACCTGGTGATGAGATTGTTATTTCAATAATGGAACACCATAGTAACCTTATTCCTTGGCAACAATTAGCTAAGGAAAAGGGTGCTACCCTGAAATATATTGAATTAACTCCAGATGGCGAACTTGATCTTGCAGATGCTAAAAAGAAAATTACCGATAAGACAAAGATTGTGGCAGTAGCTCATGCTAGTAATGTATTAGGAACAGTGACGCCCTTGAAAGAATTAGCAACGATTGCGCACCAACATGGGGCAATCGTTGTCGGTGATGGAGCACAAGCAGTTCCCCATATGCCAGTCGATGTACAAGATCTTGATGTTGACTTTTACGCTTTCTCTGGTCATAAGATGATGAGTCCAATGGGAATTGGGGTTTTGTACGGAAAAGAGAACTTATTACGAGCGATGTCTCCTTACCAATACGGTGGAGAAATGATTAATGACGTTCACCGGAATGAGAGTACATGGGCTGATATCCCGTTTAAATTTGAAGCGGGAACCCAAAATATTGCCGGGGCAGTTGGGCTTGGAGCCGCGATTGATTATTTAAATGGTATTGGAATGGATAGGATTGTGCAAAAAGAACAGGAACTTGTTAATTATGTTTTACCCAAGTTAATTGCTATTCCAGATGTCGAAGTTTATGGTCCGCAATCGCCAGCAAAACATACTGGGGTAATTTCCTTTAACATCAAAGGTCTCCATCCCCATGATGTTGCTACGGCCCTTGATATGGATGGGGTAGCAGTCCGTGCTGGTCACCATTGTGCGCAGCCACTCATGGAAGACTTGGGAGTAACAGCAACCGCTCGTGCCAGTTTTTATTTTTACAATACTAAAGAAGATGCTGATCAATTAATTAACGCAATTAAGGAAACAAAGGAGTTCTTTAACATTGGGACTATCTAA